A genomic segment from Necator americanus strain Aroian chromosome III, whole genome shotgun sequence encodes:
- a CDS encoding hypothetical protein (NECATOR_CHRIII.G11634.T1), producing MEKGRGPGNRLTQTDRLLEKILGYNMLEADLLLFILLLLLLLLLLLLLLLLLLLLLLLLLLLLLLLLLLLLLLLLLLLLLLLLLFTPALLRRGRDTFLKVN from the exons atggaaaaaggGCGAGGTCCTGGAAATCGACTGACGCAGACTGATCGATTGTTAGAGAAAATCCTCGGCTACAACATGCTGGAAGCTGATTTG TTACtgttcatattattattattattattattattattattattattattattattattattattattattattattattattattattattattattattattattattattattattattattattattattattattattattactattattattattcactcCTGCTTTGCTGCGTAGAGGAAGAGatacatttttgaaagtaaacTGA
- a CDS encoding hypothetical protein (NECATOR_CHRIII.G11635.T1) translates to MAIIALFPNTPFPEECGHECLRKSSSFSTEEENIKLARFCTTINLIPGFRISAPSHMKVLHIPVLDDESTDLTPYFTTVFKEIDEARKSAGRLLLLCAMGISRSATFAITYLMCIEKMSLHDAYKHVQYCRNIVCPNVGFFQQMIDLEEKLYGRKTVHVIEPIRGVKVADVVWNELYQEMMDSLSQTDRHSVQSFNPHLEPPRSQDTRSLRSLNLVGEGGVEEATKGLSYCRLSERQPAETEPSNGSTHNEITLRVPTLVRSSNPSSFPKSALRDKSKSKNKRWRLSFSKDVT, encoded by the exons ATGGCAATTATTGCATTATTCCCGAACACACCATTTCCAGAAGAATGTGGACATGAGTGTTTGCGAAAATCTTCCAGTTTTTCTACGGAGGAGGAGAATATTAAACTAG CTCGATTCTGCACGACAATCAACCTTATTCCTGGGTTCCGTATCTCGGCGCCCAGTCATATGAAAGTGCTTCATATTCCTGTGCTTGACGATGAATCCACTGACCTCACGCCATATTTTACCACCGTCTTCAAG GAAATCGACGAAGCTCGGAAGTCCGCCGGTCGACTGCTCTTGCTCTGTGCGATGGGCATATCACGTTCGGCCACATTCGCCATCACGTACCTTATGTGCATTGAAAA GATGTCACTCCACGATGCCTATAAACACGTGCAGTACTGCCGTAACATAGTTTGTCCCAACGTGGGTTTCTTCCAGCAGATGATCGACCTTGAAGAAAAG CTGTACGGCAGAAAGACTGTGCATGTGATCGAACCGATCCGCGGCGTGAAGGTGGCTGATGTCGTGTGGAACGAACTGTACCAGGAGATGATGGACAGTTTGAGCCAGACCGACCGACACTCAGTGCAGTCGTTCAATCCTCACCTTGAACCG CCTCGTTCGCAAGACACACGATCCCTTCGTTCATTGAACCTCGTCGGTGAGGGAGGTGTGGAAGAAGCGACAAA AGGCCTTTCATACTGTCGTCTTTCGGAGCGTCAGCCTGCAGAAACAGAGCCGAGCAACGGATCCACGCACAACGAAATCACCTTACGGGTTCCCACTCTCGTACGCTCCTCCAATCCTTCGTCTTTCCCAAAAAGTGCCTTACGCGACAAAAGCAAGAGCAAGAACAAGCGATGGCGACTGAGTTTCAGTAAGGACGTCACCTGA
- a CDS encoding hypothetical protein (NECATOR_CHRIII.G11635.T2): MTSRRVISRESRQCSQIRPFLYVGGLGALSPRTLARFCTTINLIPGFRISAPSHMKVLHIPVLDDESTDLTPYFTTVFKEIDEARKSAGRLLLLCAMGISRSATFAITYLMCIEKMSLHDAYKHVQYCRNIVCPNVGFFQQMIDLEEKLYGRKTVHVIEPIRGVKVADVVWNELYQEMMDSLSQTDRHSVQSFNPHLEPPRSQDTRSLRSLNLVGEGGVEEATKGLSYCRLSERQPAETEPSNGSTHNEITLRVPTLVRSSNPSSFPKSALRDKSKSKNKRWRLSFSKDVT; this comes from the exons ATGACGTCACGTCGCGTGATCAGTCGCGAGTCGCGTCAGTGCTCGCAGATACGGCCGTTTCTCTACGTTGGAGGTCTTGGTGCGCTGTCACCTAGAACGCTGG CTCGATTCTGCACGACAATCAACCTTATTCCTGGGTTCCGTATCTCGGCGCCCAGTCATATGAAAGTGCTTCATATTCCTGTGCTTGACGATGAATCCACTGACCTCACGCCATATTTTACCACCGTCTTCAAG GAAATCGACGAAGCTCGGAAGTCCGCCGGTCGACTGCTCTTGCTCTGTGCGATGGGCATATCACGTTCGGCCACATTCGCCATCACGTACCTTATGTGCATTGAAAA GATGTCACTCCACGATGCCTATAAACACGTGCAGTACTGCCGTAACATAGTTTGTCCCAACGTGGGTTTCTTCCAGCAGATGATCGACCTTGAAGAAAAG CTGTACGGCAGAAAGACTGTGCATGTGATCGAACCGATCCGCGGCGTGAAGGTGGCTGATGTCGTGTGGAACGAACTGTACCAGGAGATGATGGACAGTTTGAGCCAGACCGACCGACACTCAGTGCAGTCGTTCAATCCTCACCTTGAACCG CCTCGTTCGCAAGACACACGATCCCTTCGTTCATTGAACCTCGTCGGTGAGGGAGGTGTGGAAGAAGCGACAAA AGGCCTTTCATACTGTCGTCTTTCGGAGCGTCAGCCTGCAGAAACAGAGCCGAGCAACGGATCCACGCACAACGAAATCACCTTACGGGTTCCCACTCTCGTACGCTCCTCCAATCCTTCGTCTTTCCCAAAAAGTGCCTTACGCGACAAAAGCAAGAGCAAGAACAAGCGATGGCGACTGAGTTTCAGTAAGGACGTCACCTGA